TAAAATGGCTGCCCTGAGGCAGGGGAAGGAAGGGCAGAGTAAAGTGACCAAGCTGACCAGCAAAGCACAGGCTACTTAATCCTCAGACGGAGATTGAGCCCTCCCAGCCCTGCCCTGGACACACCTGTCACTATGGGAGAGATACCTAATCTTTACCAAGGCTGTGCCACCTGTTGGAACACGAGCCTCCCACATGAGGCCCAAGCAGGACTGAGGACTCATAACCTGGAGATTTGTATTAGCTTTGTCCCTAGCTGGTGTTCAGCTTATCCAGAAGTTTATGCCAAGCCATTTTCAATATGTTCTTTCCTGAAAGTGTCCTACCATGACTCCGTGGACAATAGCCTTTCTGAGGGACATGATGCTCCTTAGAGGGAGAGGTGCGGCACTCCTTAGTGGCTTGCTAGGTTCCTCTGTTTACCCCCACTTCCTCTGGTAAATGTGGCCTGTCTGCTTGTGCTGGTCTGGTCCCTTGCTGAGAATTCACTTAGGTGACTCTTGCTGATCTTCATGTAGACTGTACCCAAGGGCAAAGCTTTGTGCAACTTGATCTTCTGTGCCCTTTCTGAGTAGCTTGATAAGTGTTCAAAGATGAGGTTTGAGACTGGGGGTGGCTCAACAGTGGAGTCCTAGCCTGGCATgtgaaaggccctgggttctgtttccagcatacgttttaaaagtcttgaatgaatgaatgtatgtctGCATAGGTCTGGTCTTATGTTCAGAGTATATATGGTTTCTGAATTCATACCTTTCCAAGGGTTTCACACTGCTTTCAGAACAGGAAAGACACTGGGGCTCCTTCAGGTGGGTTTCTAATAATCCAGGCTTTGAGGCAGGTCAGAGTAACATTGAATTGTGATGATGTATCCCACCTTCATGTTTCTTGCAGGTGACAGCAGTTTCTGCCAAATCCTGTATGACCACACAGCTTtgcccccagccccacccagctCTCCAGGACCTTGGAGCCCTGAGGCAGTCCCTGCCTTCCCCAGCCTTGGCCTTGAGGTGGTCCCAGCTCGGTCTTCTGGAGCCCCCGAGCCCTCACCAGCCATTGCCAAGGCCAAGGAGTTTGTAGCTGACATCTTCCGAAGGGCCAAAGAGGCCAAGGGTGGTACCTTGGAAGAAGCTCGGCTGCCCTCGGGCCTGGGGCCCTCAAGCAGCCGCTGCCGCCCATCCTCAGAGTCACCAGCCCCAAGTGGGGAAGTGGCGCCCAGGGacagtcctcctgcttcagggGCGTCTGCCCCAGAGCCTGGCTACATCAACTACACCAAGTTGCACTATGTGTTGCGGTCTGGGGAAGGGACAGAACCTGAGGATGGTGAGGGGGCTTCCTGGGACAGGCTCTGGGATGGGGCAGTCCCAGGAGGACCCTTGGCCTGCTCCtaccctctgcctgcctccccagaATTTGAGGATGACAAGATCTCTCTGCCCTTTGTGGTGACTGATCTCCGTGGCCGCAACTTACGGCCCATGCGAGAGCGGACAGATATGCAGGTGGGTAGCCATGGTGCAGGCCATGGGTGACCCAGGGTCTGTGGAGTGGTTGACACCACCTACCCCTAGCTCTCTGCCATCTGTCCCCAGGGCCAGTACCTGACAGTGGAGCAGCTCACATTGGACTTCGAGTATGTCATCAATGAGGTTATCCGCCATGATGCTACCTGGGGTCACCAGTTCTGCTCTTTCAGTGACTATGACATAGTTATCCTGGAGGTGAGGCTAGGGCACAGCAGGAGGCTGGGGTGTTCCCACTCTAGGATCTCTTGTCTTTCACTGTCACTGCCTGTTTCCAGGTCTGCCCAGAAACCAACCAGGTCCTCATCAACATTGGCCTGCTGCTCCTGGCCTTCCCAGCCCCCACTGAGGAAGGTCAGCTCCGGTGAGTGGCAGGGCCCTTGGCTAACACATGGTGGCCATCCACAGACCCTTTCTGTGCAGGGTGTAAAGGGTGAGCAGACAAGATCTGGAGTGCCCGTCCTGCCACTGGTGCATTGACAAGCCAGTACAGGAACTCACTGGCCCACCCCCTTGTCCTCCACTGTCACAGACCAAAGACCTATCACACCAGTCTAAAGGTGGCCTGGGACCTTAACACGGGCATCTTTGAGACAGTCAGCGTGGGTGACCTAACCGAGGTCAAAGGGCAGACCAGGTGAGGCAGGGTAAGAGTGGGTTGCTAGGGAACCCTGGCTGGGTGGCAGGAAGGGCTCCTCTTCACTCACTCACCTGGTCCCCAGTGGCAGTGTCTGGAGCTCCTACCGTAAGAGCTGTGTGGACATGGTCATGAAATGGCTGGTGCCAGAGAGCAGTGGCCGCTATGTGAACAGGATGACGAATGAGGCACTGCACAAAGGTAGGAATTGCCCACTAGTGCCCTAGCTGGGTAGTACACCTGATCTCACTCCTGCATCCTAGGGCATGCTTATGGGGGTGTCCATGCTGGACATGCAAGGGTGTCTGAGTGCTCTCCACCTGGGGGCTTACTCAGAGGTTTTAACTGTGGGTAGGAAAGGGGGTGGAGGAATCGTCAGGGAGCCTGTTTGTGGGACTTTCTGGGTCCAGTTAGGCCATGGAGGTTGTGTTGTTTGCAGGAGTAGGCAAGTGGGTCATGGTTCTGCATGTCCTTCTCTGCAGGGTGCTCACTGAAGGTTCTGGCAGACAGTGAGCGGTACACTTGGATTGTGCTGTGAGGGCTGGGCCGCCCTGGACCCTGACTCCAACTACCTCCGCGGGCCCGGGAAAGGACCGCCTTCCTGGGCTGGCCCTACAGGGGCCACAATTGGCACTAGTGTTAGGTTGCGGGATGGGACTGGTGCAGCAGCCTCTGGTGACCTGAGAGTCTGGATGTGTCTTTATTTATGCCTATTTAagttgggaaagggcagaggGATGAGCCCCTCAGGCCTGGCCTGCCCAGCGAAGCCCAGTCCTGCTTCCTGTGCTCTGGCCCTTTCCTGGGCTGCAAGTGTGTAGCCCCTTAAGGAGGCCCAGTGGTTCCAGCCTCCCTCATCTGGGGTGGGAACCCTGTGGCCACCTGGCCTTGTTCTTCATGTACTAAATGCTTTATTTCTGAGCCTGTCTGGTGTCCCTTGTTTGTCCTCAACACATAGAATCCCACATAGAATCCCTTCCCCCTACTCCCCACCTAACCCTGCTAGTCATCAGTAGACAAACATCACAGCagtatttattgttttaagaaagaCTACAAAAAGGTAGAAAACAGCACACTAAACTACCACGCGCGTGGATACTTTCACCACTGGGAAGGGAGGCCCCATGGGGAATGTGCAGGACCATCCCAAAAGCTGTAGCACGCGGAGCACACAAAATAGTGATTTCTATACAATAggccagattttcttttttgttgttgttgttgttccataaACATCTATCACAGAACGAAGACACTGAGAAAACGGGAACGGATAAGGCCATGATGGTTGGAAAAAAACCCCGTTGAAGCGGCACTCACTAATCACACAATAGTTACTTGGGGGCACGGCACGAGGAGAAGCATCTCTGGGTGCAGGTTTCAGTCACAAGCTGATAGGGCAGAAGGCGCAGGGCGCGGCCTCAGGTCTGGAGCACCTGGCCCTGCAGCTAGCCGGATGCTCCTCTTTGGAAGCTGGAGGCCGGGGAGGGGGGGGCCTTCACAATATGCCCCTCTCTGGGCTGTGGGGCCAGGAGAACCCAGCTCTGGAGAAGGTGCAACACCCACAGCTTTAATTGCACTTATACCATGAAAGGGGAGCAGtggggctgctgctgctgacagTGGGGGGTCCCCGGGTGCCACCCACCTGCGCCTGCCCAGGCTCGGGTCTGCCCAGGCAGGCTGTGCAAAGCCAGGGAGCAGAATAAGTTAACAGTTCGCAGGGGAGGTGCTGACCTGCTGCCCTTGGGTTGTGGGGGAACAGGGCTATGAGCTGGGGCAGGAAAGAGAGGGACACCTGGGCAGGTTCCTTAAGGCACGTCTTTGTATCAATGTTTGCAGCTTCGGTTCTGCCCAGCCCAGCCCATGATTGTACCGGCTCCATGTGAGGGGGGGCTCCCCCAACCTTCCCTGTCACAGGGACCCTCTCCAGCTCTGGCGTGGGCTGGAAGGGGGACAGAGAAGCCACAGAAGCTGAGGGACTGGACCCTGACTTGGAGGGACTGTCCCTGGCCTGGAGGGACAGCAGCGGCAGCTTGGGTGGGCAGAGGGGGCAGGGATGTCTTAGGCTTAGCTCGAGGGCAGGGCCTGCACGAAGAGGCCACGTGTGTCGCTCCGTGCCAGCTTCGCAGGTGGCTCCAGGGCTTCTGGGCCCAGCGCAGGAGACTCGCTGCCGGCGGCCAGGGAGATGTCTTGTGGCAGGTCATCctcactctcctcctcctcctcttcctcctcgtcTGGAGCACAGAGAAGCAGCCCAGCTCAACGAAAGGCTCTGAAATTTCTAGGGACACCTGGTCTCCCTGTCAACTGTCCCTACCCCTGGAACCCAGGTCCTAGGTGAGGACGTGCTTTACTACCTTTGTCAGGGTCCAAGGGATTCAGCGAGGTGGTCAGGTTTGCAAACTGGAAGAAGTAAAAAGGGAAAGGTTCGGGTTCTAGTGCCCGGAGCCCACCCACATCTCCAGTACCTCCCGGTGCACACCTCTCCCATGACTGCGATTGGGGTCTCGCCCTTGGCCTGGGCCACGCGGTGCTCAATCAGATAGTACATGTACTCATCATAGAGCAGCCGGATAAGGTGGAAGGAGCCGAAGCTGGCAGCGCTGCGCAGGGTCAGGTCCCGGATTACCATGGAGCTGGGGGCAGTGACCAAGAGACTGTCAGGCCTGCAGGCTGTTTTCCCCAGTGAGCTAATAAAGGCCTTTCCCTCACCCTACCCACCACTCCTCACAAGCACCATTGTAAGAAGGGATTCCCCTGGTCTCATCCCTCCTGGACAgtacctcccccctccctctccctcctccccctaccCCGTGCGCCAtacaggcacacacctgtagaAGGACCACTTGAGGAGGAAGAGCTTGGCGGCCTTGGGGAAGCCGGAACTACCCTGGTAGGGCTTGAGAACCTGGCTCACAACGCCGTCCAGCCAGGCTGCCCATTGCTCCAGTGAATTCTGCTGCTGCAGCGTCACCTTGAAGTCCTGCTCCAAACGCTGCACCACACGGTCCTCGCAGCGGCACACCCACGAGGCCTGCTCCTGGAGCGCAGCAGGCAGCCGCTCAGCCGTCTCTTCTCATTGCTCCCTTCCATCCCAGCCCCACTGATGCTCGCTCACCTGCACATTTGCGAAGTCCACCCGATTGAGGTCACTCAGCATCTGGTTGATCTGTGCGGTATTCTGTagcacagccctggctgcctgcgCCAAGTGGTTGAGTGACGTATAGCGCCTCAGTGTCTGTGCGAAGGCGCCTGCTGCCGCCACCTGCACAGGACAGCAGGCTGGCTAGTGGCTTCCGCACAAACCCCGCCTAGTCCAGCCTCACCTGTGGCCACCCAAGCCTTTCCTTAAAAACCATTAAGTGTGCATTACTGATTTTGTTTAGAGACTACAGGTGGACCTCCAGTACTGGTGTGGTCCAACACTCAACTTCCTATGCTGGCATACACACTTcgacttccccccccccccgcccccccatctacccatccatttatttatttaggcttttagagacagggcttctctgtgtattcctggccaTCTTggaccaggttggcttcgaactcaagtgatttgcctgcctctgcctcccaagtactgggattaaaggcatgtgccaccactgctggctattttctatttattttgtgtttgtgtgatggCCCAACTCGTGGTAGTCGGTTCTCTCCATATACCACGTGGGTCCCGGGATGAAATTCAAATTACCAGGCATGGGAGGCAAGCGCCTTTATgcactgagccagctccctggCCCCAACTGGAACTAATTTTTtactgtgtgtggtggtgatggtgatcaAATTTGTTGACATGCTCATACTAAGccagcactccaccactgagatgccccccccccccccccccccgtggggcagggtcttgctatgaaTCCTGGACCAGGCTCAGATCTGtggagatccttctgtctcatcctttgtgctgggattacatgtatgcATCTTCACACCAACTCATGTCACTTTCAGTgacagacaacaacaaaaagccctgCGCTTCCAGTGCTGAGGCTGGAACCCATGGCCCTGCACAAACTAAGCAAAGGGTGTACCGCTGAGCTCTATGTACTGTTTCAGAGTAGCCTGGGATACCTGCTCCACGAGGGCAAGAGTTCCATCACCATGAACCCCTACTTTGCCATCAGTCCTTAAAGAATGCACACaacactgggtggtggtggtgcacacctttaatcccagcattcaggaggcaaaaggcaggcagatctgtgtgagttctagcccagcctggtctacagagttccaagacaagctccaagctacacagagaaaccctgtctggaaaaaacaaaacaaaacaaaacaaaaagcacataaCATAGACCAGTGACTCTGTGAGGCTCGCCAATTTGAAGGCCTTCCTCCTGTACCTTCTATTCTTGCCAGGCACAGGCTCTCCCCCGTCCTTCCTGTCTAGGTGAGAGGTGACTCAAGATACCCAGCTTTGGGCTGGGCTGGGGGTGCAGCCCGTTGGTAAAATGCTTATGTCCCTACtattcatgaggccctgggttctatctccAGGACTTTGATAATCAAAGAAAGTAGACGCCAGAGCAAGTGTATCTTGGCAGATGCACAGCATCAATGAGGTaccattttttcatttctttatgcaTTCAAAAACTCTCATCAAGAACAGAGCCtccatttgtttgtctgtttttgctgttttcagacagggtctctggtCTGGGCTGGTGAAGCCAAAGCTGGCTTTGCACTGATGGAGCTACAGGTGTGGATCACCATTCAATATGCTGTTTCAGAACAGTCTTCAGTCTTGCTGtgcttcaggaggcagaggtaagtgaatctgttgtgagtttgaggctaccctggtctacaaacagagttctaggccagccaggactacatagtaagactctgcctaaattaattaattaaattaattaatgttttaagTGCCGAAACCCTGGGAGCCTTTCAGAAATGGGTCCGGAAGGTATACAGTATAAGACAATGCCTGGTGCCACCCTGACTGAGGCCTTGAATGAAAAGAGTTTTCACAGGCACACAGCAGGTATACAGACAAAACTTCCCTCGATGCTACAGCCTGGCTGCCCAGTCCACCCCTCACCTTCACCCTCAGCATCTCCTCAGGGATGTTCACCATGGCATGGGTGAGCCAGCTCTCTAGGCTCTTGGCAAAGTTCCGGATTGCTTGGGTCAAGGCACCTGTGAAGGATAGAGGTTCTGGTCAGGGTAGGCAGGGTGCCTTCTGGGAAGGGGCACAGCCAGCAGGACTCACTGGGGATGGGCCGCAGAACATCAGGGATGAGGATCTCCACCAGGCCCTGGTACAGCACATTATCACAGTGCTTGGTCCACTGCAGCACCGGCTGGAACTTGGAGAGGAGCACCAGACTGGCCCTGGGTAGCCGCTTCTCTCCCTCGTCATGCCTGTAGGAACCCACCCAATGTCCAGTCAAGGGCATGTGTAACCTCAACATGCAGGGATCACTCTCTTCCAAGCTCTGGGGACTCACACAGCCAGCGGTGCTGCCTCATTAGGCTGGCTAAGGTTATATCTCCAGAAGGTCTTCCACAGCGTTTCTACCAGTGTGAACTGGAGATTTACCATGACATCCACAATGGCCTGCAGGGACAAGATTTCACAGTGGGGAATGGGGCAGGACCAGTATGCGGCTTCCTGCCCAAGGCAGAAGCCAGTTGCATTCAAGGTTGGACcacacacccactcactcacCATCTCACTGCCCTACCTCACAGTGTTCCCGGTACAGGACCTGGAAGGCCTTGACATCCCCAGGGCCGACGCCCTCAGGCAGCACTTTACCCTGAAGGTCCAGCTCAACAAAATCAGGGAGACTCCTGGAGGCATCTAGGGGTAGGGGTACCATGAGGCCCTGTGTCCACCTGCCTACCTCTCTCGCTGCCTTGGGGTCCTAAGTCACCTATCACCTCCCCAATGTGTCGATCCCCATGTATGTGGTGAATGATGAGGCTCAAGCAAGGTGAGCTACTAGCCCAGGGCCCCAGGGCCCCCTGCACGGAGCACAGGAGGTGCTTGTGACAGTCATGACCAGCTAAGTGCTGGTTCTGATTGGTCCTTATACACTTGGTACAGGCAGCCTCCCTCCCAAGAGAGCAGGTGTCTAAAGGCCCCTGCAGTACCCCAGGGATGCTGCTAAGGTTTAGCATGGGTCACCAGAGCCACACTGTGAGAGTCATCTCCCACATTGTCATCCACTCCCCAGCCACACTGTCACTGTGAGGCTTGAGACCGCTCTTAGCAGTTGTCAGGGTCACCATCAGGCCTTGTTTCCCCCTTTCCACATCTTTAGTGTGTGTAGAAACTGAACACATACCCTTGCCCTCTCAGTACACACTTGCCCTCTCAGTTACTAATCCTAGTCACATGGACACAGAGCTGCAGGTCAACAGGGATGGGATCCCCTGTCATGTTAGCCGACCACTGTTTGACCATCCAAGGCATTACCTGTTGGTGTGGGATTCAGCGTTACCAGGCTTCATTGAGTGACAAACACAGAAACACTGGCTACTGCAAGGAATGGGATGGTGCACACCCTGGTGcctcagcactgtggaggctgaggcagagagctcatcagttccaggtcagcccTGATTATACAGTGAGACCTGCAGGCGAGGCATAgtgccgcacgcctttaaccccagttccaggaagcagaggcaagtgcatctctatgagctggaggccagcatggtctacatagtgagttccagactagccaggactatatagtaaaaccctgtctaaaaaacaaaaacaaaaacaaaaaaccaaaatgaggtTGGGATATCTTGGAGAAGGTTTCTGGCTATAGAACAATCCCACGAAGACAGAGGTAAGTAAGCCTGAATGTCCACCAGACTCCCGCTATGGGCCCTCCTGAGTCCCCAGGGGCAGGCTGCACTGCCTTGCCCATTGGCTCTCACCCAGGAACTGCTGGTACTGCTGCACCTGGGCGCTGATGTCTGACAGCCCTGTGCTCTGCTGCCCCACGGCAACACCGTTGGCCACGCCCTCCATCTTCTGGATGGGCTTGAGCCTGGAGGGGAAGGGGTAGCGGGGTGGCTGGTGGGGAGATGGGCCAGCTGGGGTGAGGAGGGATAAGCCTcctggttggggggggggagcccACCTGTGCGGGACTAGGTTCTCAAGGGATGGgctggggtgcaggggaggactGATAGAGGGTGGCTGGGTGGTGAGTGATGGGTCAAGTGGTGCGGTAGCGCCAGCTTTGCAGTCCCTGCTCAGTCAGAGAGCAGGAggcacctacctctgcttctgggAGAAGGGCTGGCCTCGCATGGCCATGTGCTGCTGGTCCTCCATCAACCGCAGCAGGGGTGAGCTGGCTTTGATCCGCAGGCCATAATAGTGGTACTTGGAGTTGCCCCTGGAAGAAGGGGTGAGGTGCTTTACCAGCTGGGCTGGACACTGGGGGTCCTACATAGCTTTCCTCTCATTTAGGGGCCTGGACAGAGAAAGCTACCCTGCTGAGCTGAAGAAGCACAGGGCACCAGATGCTCAGGAGTGAGGACAGGGCAGTACGAGTAAGCACTTGCTACCAACTCCGACACCAGGCAAGCATTTGGCTGTTGGTCATAAGGGCATGTGAGGGCTTATTCTGAGCATGCAACCCCACTTTATCTCGACCCCATGAAGGGTGTTCCTGACAGCTTGGACAgacatgagaaaactgaggcaaaGAGAGCAAGTATGTCACCCAAGGAcagtatgaatgaatgaatgaatgaatgaatgaatgaatgaatgcaacaATGCCTGAGCTACTAACTGGAGAAGAGATGAGCAGGGACCAAGGGATAGTTGAGTATGGGAGAAGGACTAAGTACAGGAACAGGAAGGCATAGCCAAAGCAATGTCCCAGAGGTaagcacaggaagagggaggagaggagtgagcAGGAGCAAGAAGGTTCTTGCGTTGAGGTGGGTCATATTGGCAGAGAGCATAAGCCCTTGGGGCCCAGGGTAgctgagtgggggggggggggagttggggcAAACCTGGTGCCCAGTCGGCGTGTGCGCAGACCCATGAACACTGAGCGGATGAGCTTGCCGAAAGAGGCTGCATTAACTGGCTCCAGCTTCTGCTCCTGGCAGTGCAGCAGGTAGTGGCAGTAGAGGGTGCTCCGTGGCAGGCTCACACCCTCAGCAGTCTCATAATTGTCCAGGAGCCACTGAACCTGGAACAGACAAGAGGACAGGAAATACTGACAGACAGTCCCTGGCATCCTCTGAGACTATGTGGTTGCACGCTCTGCAACTGCTTTTCCCTGTGGAGAGCCACCCTGGCCATCTGTAAGGCACACATCCTGTCACAGCATTCCTGGGAACCAGTCTTTCAAAGTTTCTAGAACAGCACTGACCAGTACAATTGCAACTTGCAGCTACTTAAAGACAAAGCTGTTAACACATGAGGAGCAAAAAGTCAATCTCCCAAGGTCACAGAATCACAGTCCATCTAGAAGTGACATTACAGAGATGGGTGACAGATTCGTGGTTCCTGAGGGGACTCAAGATGTCCAAAGGGAGACAGAGTAGTGTAAATATTAAAGAGGTGAGATCTCTGAGGATGAAACAGCTCTGCATTTTTCCCCTCAATGCTCCATGTGGAATCCAGGACCTcacaatgaagggaccagcttcccatttcggcagccataacagcctagcacgtgcttgcctgaccttgtcttggtcactaggaggtcagatgcctgcctcctggcaaggaaccaatcagaagttagctggtggtgctatgcttttacggctctgggtgtgctttacggacacgtgcacagcaatgacgctcaGAACATAAcatccaccctgggagggcctatgggccataacaaccagttgaccaatcaacacagggcaagtcctccaagcctggaggcacaccaatcctgagcctgtgcgtacttAAATACTTCTCTTAtcctgccctataagatctctataccATGGCTTCTCAGCGTCTTTGCCCAGTCATCCTccatggtgggtagatgaaaggcctggggttagcttgttaaacaactgcaataaagcctcctgctatttgcatcaagtttttcacctctgcctggtgattggtgTCGTGAGGTCCTAGGCCGAGATCCTGGGgccctgagcctctgggggtctttcatttgggggctagCTAGTCCGGGATGTGCAACCaccccctcacctgagtggagtcgatcttggaggtaagccaGTACCCTATTCTGTCTCGTCTACTGTCTgctggctctgtctctgtctattctgTAAAAGCGCTTTTGGTTTCGGTTTGCAGTTGTCCTGTTGGTCATGAGACTGCCCGGACTGTAATCAGCAGACGTGCCCGGAGGATCGAAGATTGCTGCTCTGGAGATgcccaggaggaagagaggaccAAGGAtgcttggaccctcctcagttagcgaCGATTGCAGCCACCTTGTTCTGCCTCCCATCCAACCAGCACCATTGCCTTACAAGCAGTGGACGaattgggttggcgtctgttcatttctgtctattctgtctctatGTTTTCatcgttggttttcaattcaggatccaccacaacACCCCCTTTCGTTGAGTCATGTGGCACCACACAGGGtaactttcctttttctgtctttgtttctgtacagttTCTGTGAAGCCTGGAGGATCGgaacaggctgtgtgactggTCAGTTAAGCGGGTtttttatctgatctgttgcaatccacagtctgcctgcctgcttttcggTGCTGGCTTGGCAGATCCTGAGCTGTATGTTCtatgtcagttttgtgttttcatgtctgctgtttttgttgattgtgtaaatgtaaagatCCTATATTGGGTTCGCTAGCGAAATCTGTAAGTAGACCTTGGGCAGAGGTTCGGGCGGCAGCTTCCACAGTCTGTAAAAAACGGGGGCCCAAAGTCGCCCAATCTGTAGGGGGTGACTTGGTTGTGGACCAAGTTGTTCCCCATGTgactagccatctgaaattctgaataggaccctagtctagtctgtgctgtgtgtttgttaagcatggcgtctctctctgtccttactgcccaTGCACGTGGCATGTGTGGGTCAGAGGTCTTCTCTTGCTGTCCTGAGCATGTGGCGTGCGGGACAGGAGGCCCTttgccatgggttagagtgtgctgcaaTGGAGTCCCCTGTCTCTGAGCACATGGTGAGGCTGCTGTTCTGAACTCCAGCCACTAATtcggccctcacagctgagcatGGCCGGTGCAGGTGAGtctatctctccatcctcacctgcccatctgtgaggcatgcaaaatggggctctctctctgccccaacaGCCATCCTGCCGTGGGTCCGGCATGAggcaggagtttccctgccctgagcacatggcttgcaaggccaccatttgccCAGCCTCCTCCGTGCTCTACACACATGGTGTGCAGAATGTTGGAGCAGGGAAACCTCAGGGGTCTCTTTCCCAC
The DNA window shown above is from Cricetulus griseus strain 17A/GY chromosome 3, alternate assembly CriGri-PICRH-1.0, whole genome shotgun sequence and carries:
- the Dcaf15 gene encoding DDB1- and CUL4-associated factor 15 isoform X2, with protein sequence MAPSSKSERNSGAGSGGGGPGGAGGKRAAGRRREHVLKQLERVKISGQLSPRLFRKLPPRVCVSLKSIVDEDFLYAGHIFLGFSKCGRYVLSYTSSSGDDDFSFYIYHLYWWEFNVHSKLKLVRQVRLFQDEEIYSDLYLTVCEWPSDASKVIVFGFNTRSANGMLMNMMMMSDENHRDIYISTVAVPPRGRCAACQDASRAHPGDPSAQCLRHGFMLHTKYQVVYPFPTFQPAFQLKKDQVVLLNTSYSLVACAVSVHSAGDSSFCQILYDHTALPPAPPSSPGPWSPEAVPAFPSLGLEVVPARSSGAPEPSPAIAKAKEFVADIFRRAKEAKGGTLEEARLPSGLGPSSSRCRPSSESPAPSGEVAPRDSPPASGASAPEPGYINYTKLHYVLRSGEGTEPEDEFEDDKISLPFVVTDLRGRNLRPMRERTDMQGQYLTVEQLTLDFEYVINEVIRHDATWGHQFCSFSDYDIVILEVCPETNQVLINIGLLLLAFPAPTEEGQLRPKTYHTSLKVAWDLNTGIFETVSVGDLTEVKGQTSGSVWSSYRKSCVDMVMKWLVPESSGRYVNRMTNEALHKGCSLKVLADSERYTWIVL
- the Dcaf15 gene encoding DDB1- and CUL4-associated factor 15 isoform X3: MAGLRLVPRRGAGLAKISGQLSPRLFRKLPPRVCVSLKSIVDEDFLYAGHIFLGFSKCGRYVLSYTSSSGDDDFSFYIYHLYWWEFNVHSKLKLVRQVRLFQDEEIYSDLYLTVCEWPSDASKVIVFGFNTRSANGMLMNMMMMSDENHRDIYISTVAVPPRGRCAACQDASRAHPGDPSAQCLRHGFMLHTKYQVVYPFPTFQPAFQLKKDQVVLLNTSYSLVACAVSVHSAGDSSFCQILYDHTALPPAPPSSPGPWSPEAVPAFPSLGLEVVPARSSGAPEPSPAIAKAKEFVADIFRRAKEAKGGTLEEARLPSGLGPSSSRCRPSSESPAPSGEVAPRDSPPASGASAPEPGYINYTKLHYVLRSGEGTEPEDEFEDDKISLPFVVTDLRGRNLRPMRERTDMQGQYLTVEQLTLDFEYVINEVIRHDATWGHQFCSFSDYDIVILEVCPETNQVLINIGLLLLAFPAPTEEGQLRPKTYHTSLKVAWDLNTGIFETVSVGDLTEVKGQTSGSVWSSYRKSCVDMVMKWLVPESSGRYVNRMTNEALHKGCSLKVLADSERYTWIVL